In Pseudobacter ginsenosidimutans, the following are encoded in one genomic region:
- a CDS encoding AraC family transcriptional regulator has translation MENFQRRFILALLGYAVYKGVDSQRLCDLSGIDLKELQLDAAIRYDGATINSLWKNAAHLSNDPLFGLHFGESMQLAALGIIGQIVQTSNTVEDALMNAGAMTPLITDIFDMKLDRGKTHFTILFLYDKTKAETWPFAFRHMADYLSVIVVHEMDGLLLQKITPVSVQLPYPLSNQHEYERILRCPVRKSIDLLSIELHNRYLTEPVLTANYAIQQHLLQQISVAMKGMEKDSSLHTRIYNYLLTNSYLQLVSQESVAANFNISTRSLQRKLKEEGITYLEIVEEVRKTLAINYLSSKQYQVKEVAHILGYNELSAFIRAFKRWTNKTPSEFMA, from the coding sequence ATGGAAAATTTCCAGAGAAGGTTCATACTGGCACTGCTGGGCTATGCTGTGTACAAGGGAGTGGATTCGCAAAGGCTCTGCGATCTGTCTGGCATCGATCTGAAAGAACTTCAGCTGGATGCCGCCATCCGTTATGATGGCGCCACCATCAACAGTCTCTGGAAGAATGCCGCGCATCTCAGCAACGATCCGTTATTCGGACTGCATTTCGGTGAATCGATGCAGCTGGCAGCCCTCGGCATCATCGGGCAGATCGTACAAACCAGCAATACCGTAGAGGACGCACTTATGAATGCAGGCGCCATGACACCACTGATCACAGATATCTTCGATATGAAACTCGATCGCGGCAAAACGCATTTCACTATTCTATTTTTGTACGATAAAACGAAAGCTGAAACCTGGCCATTTGCATTCAGGCATATGGCGGATTATCTTTCGGTGATCGTGGTACATGAAATGGATGGATTGCTATTGCAAAAGATAACGCCTGTTTCCGTACAACTCCCCTATCCGCTCAGCAATCAGCATGAATATGAAAGGATCCTGCGTTGCCCTGTACGGAAGAGCATTGACCTGCTGAGTATCGAACTGCATAACCGTTATCTCACAGAACCTGTACTCACGGCCAATTACGCCATTCAGCAGCATCTGCTGCAACAGATCAGTGTAGCTATGAAGGGAATGGAAAAAGACAGCAGCCTGCATACACGTATCTACAATTACCTGCTCACTAACAGTTATCTCCAGCTGGTATCGCAGGAATCCGTGGCAGCCAATTTCAATATCAGCACCAGAAGCCTGCAACGTAAACTAAAAGAAGAAGGGATCACATACCTGGAGATAGTGGAGGAAGTAAGAAAAACACTGGCCATCAATTACCTAAGCAGCAAACAATACCAGGTAAAGGAAGTAGCGCATATCCTCGGATACAACGAGCTAAGCGCTTTTATCAGGGCTTTCAAACGCTGGACAAACAAAACACCTTCAGAGTTCATGGCCTGA
- a CDS encoding DUF4240 domain-containing protein has protein sequence MNLDALEKSGQMMDEQVYWQLIQDSLRETDGQEEQEEYLVNRLKVMYPQDIIGFHLRTGSLMVRSYLSELWCAAYINNGGCSDDGFEFFRCWLISRGKEAFFSVLEKPDRLLEFTSEDQDEYEYEFEGFGYVCVYAFERKTGKSIFSHIEDRLRDASEGYAPINFNWEEDDPVSMKAICPALFAARMEAV, from the coding sequence ATGAATCTCGACGCATTGGAAAAGTCAGGACAGATGATGGATGAACAGGTTTACTGGCAGCTCATCCAGGATTCGCTCAGAGAAACAGATGGTCAGGAAGAACAGGAAGAATACCTGGTGAACCGATTGAAAGTGATGTATCCGCAGGATATCATCGGATTTCATCTGCGCACAGGATCATTGATGGTGAGGTCTTATTTGTCCGAGCTCTGGTGCGCTGCTTATATCAACAATGGCGGCTGCTCCGATGATGGTTTTGAATTTTTCAGGTGCTGGCTGATCTCCAGGGGTAAAGAAGCCTTCTTTTCTGTACTGGAAAAACCAGACAGGCTGCTGGAGTTCACCAGCGAAGACCAGGATGAGTACGAATATGAGTTCGAAGGTTTCGGTTATGTATGTGTGTATGCGTTTGAAAGGAAGACCGGGAAATCGATCTTCTCTCATATAGAAGACAGGCTCCGCGATGCTTCCGAGGGATATGCGCCCATCAATTTCAATTGGGAGGAAGATGATCCTGTAAGTATGAAAGCGATCTGTCCTGCATTGTTTGCAGCAAGAATGGAAGCTGTATAA
- a CDS encoding VOC family protein, producing MKKIISILLILFVSSDMMAQTAPSKQPEMKMNAGIVTKKLAESKAFYIKTLGFELVFENDFYLLLNSPGGQAGLSFLLPNHPSQQPLFHKPFQGQGMYLTIEVPDADKLYEEIKKKGVKIKIELRDEPWGDRHFAIEDPNGIGIDLVTYKEPEKK from the coding sequence ATGAAAAAGATAATCAGCATCCTGCTCATCTTATTTGTTTCTTCAGATATGATGGCGCAAACAGCTCCCTCCAAACAACCCGAAATGAAAATGAATGCCGGGATCGTTACCAAAAAGCTGGCAGAAAGCAAGGCTTTCTACATCAAAACACTGGGCTTTGAACTGGTTTTTGAGAATGATTTCTATCTGTTGCTCAATTCGCCGGGAGGGCAGGCCGGCCTTAGTTTTCTGCTGCCCAATCACCCTTCCCAACAACCGCTTTTCCATAAACCATTCCAGGGACAGGGCATGTACCTCACTATCGAAGTGCCCGATGCAGATAAACTGTACGAAGAGATCAAAAAGAAAGGTGTGAAAATAAAGATCGAACTCCGCGATGAACCCTGGGGCGATCGCCATTTTGCTATCGAAGATCCCAACGGTATCGGTATCGACCTGGTGACTTATAAAGAGCCGGAAAAGAAATAG
- a CDS encoding alpha/beta hydrolase — translation MSINTFQPADAATDPAIEKNVRNFLKALNSGGGKPMEEMQPGEARKVLEGAQASVEVDYSGVDITERIITQDGLDVKIFIVRPAGIQGKLPAFIFTHGGGWVLGDFPTHKRFVRDLVVYSGVAAVFVEYSRSPEAKYPTALNEIYAALKWTAANGDEIDIDGSRLAVAGNSAGGNMTAAIALMAKNKKGPDLKLQLLFWPVTDANFDTVSYHQFAEDRFLTRNMMKWFWDAYTPVENRKEIYASPLQASLEQLKGLPPTIVQTAENDVLRDEGEAYARKLDEAGVPTTLLRVQGQIHDYGLLNPLAQVPSVQAALRQAATELRNALR, via the coding sequence ATGTCAATCAATACTTTTCAACCCGCAGATGCAGCAACTGATCCTGCTATTGAAAAAAATGTAAGGAATTTTCTGAAAGCCCTCAACAGTGGCGGCGGTAAACCGATGGAAGAAATGCAACCCGGAGAAGCGCGCAAAGTGCTGGAAGGGGCACAGGCTTCAGTAGAAGTGGATTATTCAGGCGTTGATATCACAGAAAGGATCATCACACAGGATGGTCTGGATGTAAAGATCTTTATTGTTCGTCCGGCTGGTATACAGGGTAAACTGCCAGCTTTCATCTTCACGCACGGTGGCGGTTGGGTGCTGGGCGATTTTCCCACACATAAACGTTTTGTAAGAGACCTGGTAGTGTATTCCGGCGTAGCCGCTGTGTTTGTTGAGTACAGCCGTTCTCCCGAAGCAAAATATCCTACTGCCCTCAATGAGATCTATGCAGCGCTTAAATGGACAGCTGCCAATGGCGACGAGATCGATATAGATGGAAGCAGACTGGCAGTGGCTGGGAACAGCGCTGGCGGAAATATGACTGCAGCCATTGCCCTGATGGCCAAGAACAAAAAAGGACCTGATCTGAAATTGCAGCTATTGTTCTGGCCTGTAACTGACGCCAACTTCGATACAGTTTCTTATCATCAGTTTGCTGAAGACAGGTTCCTGACCCGTAATATGATGAAATGGTTCTGGGATGCCTATACACCGGTAGAGAACAGGAAAGAGATCTATGCATCACCGTTACAGGCCAGCCTGGAACAATTGAAAGGACTGCCTCCCACCATTGTGCAGACAGCCGAAAACGATGTGCTCCGCGATGAAGGCGAAGCATACGCAAGAAAACTGGATGAAGCAGGTGTGCCCACCACATTGCTGAGGGTACAGGGACAGATCCATGATTACGGCCTTCTCAATCCCCTGGCGCAGGTGCCTTCAGTGCAGGCAGCGCTTCGTCAGGCAGCCACCGAGCTCAGAAATGCGTTACGATAA
- a CDS encoding alpha/beta hydrolase, with protein sequence METLTNTKSKHIMFVTGAFVTHLGWKPWQEYFESRGFKTVAPAWPFKDGTPDELRKRQPNDTDLGLLTLDEVINHYANVAKSLPEKPIAIGHSLGGLITQILVNRGIVAAAAVLHPVPPLGVFPYEFSFLKAGWKSLGLFTSTKKTYLMSLKDWQYAFVNGMTLEEQKKAWEENTIPESKTVARGGLSKAAKVDFKKPHPPLLIIAGSKDHIIPAHLNRRNYKAYKKDNGSVLDYKEFEGINHFVVGLPSWRMQAGYIFDWLQQHA encoded by the coding sequence ATGGAAACGTTAACCAACACCAAATCAAAACACATCATGTTCGTAACCGGAGCCTTTGTTACCCATCTCGGATGGAAACCATGGCAGGAATATTTTGAAAGCAGAGGCTTCAAAACCGTAGCACCTGCCTGGCCTTTCAAAGACGGTACTCCTGATGAACTTCGAAAAAGACAACCCAACGATACAGACCTTGGCCTTCTCACCCTGGATGAAGTGATCAATCACTACGCCAACGTTGCCAAAAGCCTTCCTGAAAAACCTATCGCCATCGGTCACTCGCTCGGTGGTCTGATCACACAGATCCTCGTGAACCGTGGTATCGTAGCTGCCGCAGCAGTACTGCACCCTGTGCCTCCTTTAGGTGTTTTCCCATACGAGTTCTCTTTCCTGAAAGCCGGATGGAAATCTTTAGGCCTCTTTACTTCTACCAAAAAGACCTACCTCATGAGCCTCAAAGACTGGCAGTATGCATTCGTGAACGGAATGACACTTGAGGAACAGAAAAAAGCCTGGGAAGAAAATACCATTCCCGAATCCAAGACTGTTGCCCGTGGCGGTTTATCAAAAGCTGCAAAAGTGGACTTCAAGAAACCTCACCCACCATTACTGATCATTGCCGGCAGCAAGGACCATATCATTCCTGCTCACCTGAACCGCAGGAACTACAAGGCGTACAAAAAAGACAATGGTTCTGTACTGGACTACAAAGAATTTGAAGGCATCAATCACTTCGTGGTAGGACTGCCCAGCTGGAGAATGCAGGCAGGCTATATCTTCGACTGGCTCCAACAGCACGCATAA
- a CDS encoding DinB family protein → MKQTPNNTDEAALLVITVLHNWNLQNQRLESLLEQLSDEDLARETAPGRNTGNWLLGHLTAVSDGLLPLLGLRDKLYPWLQHIFIDNSDKSGLKFPPTSDLREFRKKVNETLTDYFNVMQPQDWLSRHQAVCEEDFLHEPHRNKIGMLINRTAHLAYHLGQLIYLKK, encoded by the coding sequence ATGAAACAGACACCCAACAATACAGATGAAGCGGCCCTCCTGGTAATTACCGTGTTGCATAACTGGAACCTCCAGAACCAACGCCTGGAATCGCTGCTGGAGCAACTAAGTGATGAAGACCTGGCCCGTGAGACCGCTCCGGGGAGGAATACCGGAAACTGGTTGCTGGGTCATCTCACAGCGGTAAGCGATGGATTGCTGCCCCTGCTCGGTCTGAGAGATAAACTCTACCCCTGGCTGCAACACATCTTTATCGATAATTCCGATAAGTCAGGACTGAAGTTTCCGCCCACATCAGACCTGAGAGAGTTCAGGAAAAAAGTGAACGAAACACTGACGGATTATTTCAATGTGATGCAGCCGCAGGACTGGCTGAGCCGCCACCAGGCAGTTTGTGAAGAAGATTTCCTGCATGAGCCGCACCGCAACAAGATCGGGATGCTCATCAACCGTACGGCTCACCTGGCTTATCATCTCGGACAACTGATCTACCTGAAAAAATAA
- a CDS encoding Crp/Fnr family transcriptional regulator has translation MHQVLRDYINKHLNCPLTDEEFEPIEAVFAFKKYRKKQYLLQEGDVCKYLSFILKGAMRQYTVDQKGNEHILRFGIEGWWMMDRESFELETPSMYNIEAWEDVELLQLRRDHAVTLYESSAAFRKMTQELDKRGQIANQKRIHGAISLTAEERYLELLKSHPIFFQRFPQNMIASYLGISPETLSRIRKNALSK, from the coding sequence ATGCACCAGGTCCTTCGTGATTATATCAACAAACATCTCAATTGTCCGCTGACAGACGAAGAATTTGAGCCCATCGAGGCTGTATTTGCCTTCAAAAAATACAGGAAAAAGCAATACCTGCTTCAGGAAGGCGATGTGTGCAAATATCTTTCCTTTATTCTCAAAGGCGCGATGCGCCAATATACGGTAGACCAGAAGGGCAATGAACATATCCTCCGCTTCGGGATCGAAGGCTGGTGGATGATGGACAGGGAGAGCTTTGAGCTTGAAACTCCCTCCATGTACAATATCGAAGCCTGGGAAGATGTAGAGCTGCTGCAGCTCCGGCGCGATCATGCGGTTACGCTGTACGAGAGCTCAGCGGCCTTCCGGAAAATGACCCAGGAACTGGACAAACGCGGCCAGATAGCCAACCAGAAAAGGATTCATGGCGCCATCAGTCTCACTGCCGAAGAGCGTTACCTAGAACTGCTCAAATCCCATCCCATATTCTTCCAACGATTTCCTCAAAATATGATAGCATCTTACCTGGGCATTTCTCCCGAAACGCTTAGCCGGATCCGTAAAAATGCCTTGTCGAAGTAA
- a CDS encoding MutS-related protein, with product MSFTVDKQTLDDLNVLGKYKGNSIYNLFDRTQTRGGAQVLENLFQHPLTDADAINQRTAILKFFQQGRFTFPVQKELCEEVEQYLSMAGAISLAGAAMNMLRSKAMRIIASDKEHELITRGILSTVKLIRETDRFMQQVAVCGDASFYQKTIDEIKRICNTPGINQALAGVDNAIKGFGQQVKMDHQLRHSSRQDLEKLLSILYEADAFISVTSVAEERKFGYALALPFKEGENRIAMENLFHPQVPGAVPNSVGMNVIRNLVFLTGANMAGKSTFMKSFGVALYLAHMGFPVAAEAMEFSIQDGIYTSINVPDNLNEGYSHFYAEVLRVKRVAEEVSRGRNLVIIFDELFKGTNVKDAYDATVAVTEAFGENRNCTFIVSTHIVEAGETLRHRSSNMQFLFFPTIMEKQVPRYTYQLQEGISADRHGMMIIANEGIVDIIKAKKVSPEGIFG from the coding sequence ATGAGTTTTACTGTAGACAAGCAAACACTGGATGATCTCAACGTATTGGGAAAGTACAAGGGTAATTCCATTTATAATCTTTTCGACCGCACTCAAACCAGAGGTGGTGCGCAGGTGCTGGAAAATCTTTTTCAGCATCCTCTTACCGATGCGGATGCTATCAACCAGCGTACAGCAATATTGAAATTCTTTCAGCAGGGGCGGTTCACCTTTCCAGTGCAGAAGGAACTATGTGAAGAGGTGGAGCAATACCTCAGTATGGCTGGTGCTATCAGTTTGGCCGGGGCCGCTATGAATATGTTGCGAAGCAAGGCCATGCGGATTATTGCATCGGACAAGGAACATGAGCTGATCACCCGGGGGATACTGAGCACAGTAAAGCTGATCCGGGAAACTGACCGGTTCATGCAACAGGTAGCCGTATGCGGCGATGCATCTTTCTACCAGAAAACGATCGATGAGATCAAACGCATCTGCAATACACCAGGCATAAATCAGGCGCTGGCCGGGGTAGATAATGCTATTAAAGGATTTGGTCAACAGGTGAAAATGGATCACCAATTGCGCCATTCCAGCCGCCAGGACCTTGAAAAACTATTGAGCATACTCTATGAGGCGGATGCCTTTATTTCCGTAACCAGCGTAGCGGAAGAAAGGAAATTCGGATATGCGCTGGCCCTTCCTTTCAAAGAAGGTGAGAACAGGATAGCCATGGAAAATCTGTTTCATCCCCAGGTACCCGGCGCAGTGCCTAATAGTGTGGGCATGAACGTTATACGCAACCTGGTGTTCCTTACTGGGGCCAATATGGCGGGTAAGTCTACCTTCATGAAATCCTTTGGAGTGGCTCTCTACCTGGCCCATATGGGCTTTCCCGTGGCGGCAGAAGCAATGGAGTTCTCTATTCAGGATGGCATTTACACTTCCATCAATGTGCCCGATAATCTGAATGAGGGCTACAGTCATTTCTATGCAGAAGTGCTGCGTGTGAAAAGAGTGGCTGAAGAAGTGAGCAGGGGCAGGAACCTGGTGATCATTTTCGATGAGCTGTTCAAAGGGACCAATGTGAAAGATGCCTATGACGCCACCGTGGCCGTTACGGAAGCATTTGGCGAAAACCGGAACTGTACCTTCATTGTGAGCACCCATATTGTGGAAGCCGGTGAAACCCTGCGCCACCGGAGCTCCAATATGCAGTTCCTTTTCTTTCCCACTATCATGGAAAAACAGGTACCCCGTTACACTTATCAACTGCAGGAAGGGATCTCTGCCGACCGCCATGGCATGATGATCATTGCCAATGAGGGGATAGTGGATATTATTAAAGCTAAAAAAGTATCGCCCGAGGGCATTTTCGGTTAG
- a CDS encoding MutS-related protein, giving the protein MSFIIDKQTLDDLNIFGKQRSSIYNIFNNTHTRGGALLLEDMFNYPLADAFRIRQRTSIIRFFRELDRSFPFSNESFDIIEHYLENTDERSKLTMEEDNLQRKLKNIVGADTEFEALHKAVLAVMDMCNRLQDFLNGITGPIAEAWQPEVTAMQQLLKEPLLQFMREEKKSKKLNYAKVAEYDRLLRFVSREKIKKLLYHVYSMDVYMSVANVSKLRGFAFAETLDGRENMIEIEGMYHPGLSNPVSNQLRIDRSRNLIFLTGANMAGKSTFMKTLGITIFLAHMGFPVPARQMKFSVQQGLFTTINLSDNLNMGYSHFYAEVLRLKKVAEQAGKTERLVIIFDELFRGTNVKDAFDATVTVADAFAEKRDCTFILSTHIIEAGEVLKEKCDNINFVYFPTIMKEQMPEYTYRLTQGITNDRHGMMIIGNENIIGILKSRKQNAKTGVI; this is encoded by the coding sequence ATGAGCTTTATCATAGACAAACAAACGCTGGACGATCTGAATATTTTCGGCAAGCAGCGCAGCTCTATCTACAATATCTTCAACAATACCCATACCCGCGGAGGCGCTTTGTTGCTGGAAGATATGTTCAACTATCCGCTGGCCGATGCTTTTCGCATCAGGCAGCGAACATCCATCATCCGTTTCTTCCGGGAGCTGGACAGGTCTTTCCCATTCAGCAATGAAAGTTTCGATATCATCGAACATTACCTGGAGAATACCGATGAAAGGTCCAAACTGACGATGGAGGAAGATAACCTGCAGCGCAAACTGAAGAATATCGTTGGCGCCGATACGGAATTTGAAGCGCTGCATAAAGCTGTGCTGGCAGTGATGGATATGTGCAACCGCCTGCAGGATTTTCTGAATGGCATCACCGGTCCCATTGCTGAGGCCTGGCAACCGGAAGTGACCGCCATGCAACAATTGCTGAAGGAACCGCTATTGCAATTCATGAGGGAAGAAAAGAAAAGTAAAAAACTGAACTACGCGAAAGTGGCGGAATACGACAGGTTGCTGCGTTTCGTATCCCGGGAAAAAATAAAGAAGTTGCTGTATCATGTGTACAGTATGGATGTGTACATGTCGGTTGCCAACGTGTCGAAGCTCAGGGGATTTGCCTTTGCTGAAACACTGGATGGAAGAGAGAATATGATTGAGATCGAAGGCATGTATCATCCCGGTTTGTCCAATCCCGTTAGTAACCAGCTCAGGATCGATCGCAGCAGGAACCTGATCTTTCTCACGGGAGCCAATATGGCCGGCAAGAGCACTTTCATGAAAACTCTTGGTATCACTATCTTTCTGGCGCATATGGGATTTCCTGTGCCGGCTAGGCAGATGAAGTTTTCCGTGCAGCAGGGATTGTTCACCACCATTAACCTCTCAGATAACCTGAATATGGGTTACAGCCATTTCTATGCTGAAGTGTTGCGTTTGAAGAAAGTGGCTGAACAGGCAGGCAAAACAGAAAGGCTGGTGATCATTTTTGATGAGTTGTTCCGTGGCACCAATGTGAAAGACGCTTTCGATGCAACAGTAACAGTGGCGGATGCCTTTGCAGAGAAAAGGGATTGCACTTTCATTCTCTCCACCCATATTATCGAGGCAGGAGAGGTGCTGAAGGAAAAATGCGACAATATCAATTTTGTGTATTTCCCAACCATTATGAAGGAACAAATGCCGGAATACACTTACAGGCTCACCCAGGGCATCACCAATGACCGTCATGGCATGATGATCATTGGCAACGAAAATATTATCGGCATCCTTAAAAGCAGGAAGCAAAATGCTAAAACCGGTGTGATATGA
- a CDS encoding Gldg family protein — translation MKTVFNIARAELQTLFFSPVAWLILIIFTFQCSMGYSSSLESWQKYLAQGYKSSGVSMDLFANQISGLLFSVLNYLYLYIPLLTMGLMSREFQSGSVKLLYSSPINNAQIVLGKFLSMMVYGLLLISIVMVYVLYSWAVVKDFEIKAILVGVLGLYMVVLAYAAIGLFMSSLTSYQVVAAIGTLAVLAVLNYIGGLWQDVEFVREITYWLTIGGRAGWFLIGMFTSEDFFYFLIVMALFLGLSIIRLNAVRQKSRWTASAGKYVLVICSALMLGYASSRPMLMFFHDATSTKFNTLTPNSQEVIKKLKGPLTITTYVNILDDQNLYIAYPKAVLADMYRFRQYVRFKPETKLEYVYYYDSVNNPGLEKRYPKMTNKERMKKILEHYEMKEKSVIGPEEVRRQIDLSGEGRTFVRSIKRGSGEQTFLRIFDDQMVFPGESEITAALKRLTMEKLPKAGFLRGHGERDNNNEGDRNYNRFAQDKPFRYSLLNQGFDVADVVLNKEVPADINILVIADMRVGLNPTEKQFLDQYIARGGNLLIAGETRRQEAMAELVAPFGVKFVPGQLVVQSKTQLPDFIMSKPTADSKDLIYVLGQMHRRKLVVTMPGAVGLEYTTDKGFDVAPLLMSDSSAWNEVESTNFIDDTVKLNPAVGEVQKAYPTAIALSRKAGNKVQKIIILGDADCISNGEISISRQNIPAANFSLITGAFFWMSDNQMPIDVRRPESTDDAVSLTKDSMATTKIALVWVLPGLMVITALVGWIRRRSR, via the coding sequence ATGAAAACTGTTTTCAATATTGCGCGTGCCGAATTGCAGACCCTGTTTTTCTCACCAGTGGCCTGGCTGATCCTCATCATATTTACTTTTCAGTGCAGCATGGGCTATTCTTCCAGCCTGGAAAGCTGGCAGAAATACCTGGCGCAGGGATATAAATCCAGCGGCGTATCCATGGACCTGTTTGCGAACCAGATCTCAGGATTGCTGTTCAGTGTGCTCAATTATCTTTATCTCTATATCCCGCTGCTCACCATGGGTTTGATGAGCCGTGAGTTTCAAAGCGGCTCTGTAAAATTGTTGTATTCATCTCCCATCAATAATGCACAGATCGTGCTCGGCAAATTTCTGTCCATGATGGTATATGGTCTGCTGCTGATCAGCATTGTGATGGTGTATGTATTGTACAGTTGGGCAGTGGTGAAGGATTTCGAGATCAAGGCCATCCTGGTGGGTGTACTCGGATTGTATATGGTGGTGCTGGCCTATGCTGCTATCGGCCTGTTCATGAGCAGCCTTACATCATACCAGGTAGTGGCTGCCATTGGCACCCTTGCCGTACTGGCCGTGCTTAACTATATAGGCGGTCTCTGGCAGGATGTGGAATTTGTACGGGAGATCACCTACTGGCTTACGATCGGAGGCCGGGCTGGTTGGTTCCTCATTGGAATGTTCACGAGCGAGGACTTTTTTTATTTCCTCATTGTGATGGCGCTTTTCCTTGGCCTGAGTATCATCCGTCTTAATGCAGTTCGCCAGAAGAGCCGCTGGACGGCCTCTGCGGGAAAGTATGTTCTCGTGATCTGTTCAGCATTGATGCTGGGCTATGCCAGCTCACGCCCAATGCTGATGTTCTTTCACGATGCCACATCCACCAAATTCAATACGCTTACACCCAATAGCCAGGAAGTGATCAAAAAGCTGAAAGGGCCACTTACCATCACTACCTATGTGAATATCCTGGACGATCAGAATCTTTATATCGCTTACCCCAAAGCGGTACTGGCTGATATGTACCGTTTCAGGCAGTACGTGCGCTTCAAGCCCGAAACCAAACTGGAATATGTTTACTACTATGATTCCGTGAATAATCCCGGCCTGGAAAAGAGATATCCGAAGATGACCAATAAGGAAAGGATGAAGAAGATACTGGAGCATTATGAGATGAAAGAAAAATCGGTGATCGGGCCGGAAGAGGTCCGCAGGCAGATCGATCTGTCCGGCGAAGGAAGAACTTTTGTACGATCCATCAAACGTGGCAGCGGAGAACAAACATTCCTCCGCATCTTCGATGACCAGATGGTATTCCCGGGAGAATCCGAGATAACGGCCGCGCTTAAACGCCTGACTATGGAGAAGCTGCCGAAAGCAGGTTTCCTCCGGGGACATGGCGAAAGGGACAATAACAATGAGGGCGACCGGAACTATAATCGCTTTGCACAGGATAAGCCTTTCCGTTACTCTCTCCTCAACCAGGGATTTGATGTGGCGGATGTGGTGCTCAACAAGGAAGTGCCGGCCGATATCAATATCCTGGTGATCGCAGATATGAGAGTGGGCCTCAACCCAACAGAAAAACAATTCCTGGACCAGTATATCGCAAGAGGCGGTAACCTGCTGATTGCAGGTGAAACCAGGAGGCAGGAAGCCATGGCCGAACTGGTGGCTCCTTTTGGAGTAAAGTTTGTTCCAGGGCAATTGGTGGTGCAGAGCAAAACCCAGTTGCCGGACTTCATCATGTCTAAGCCCACTGCCGATTCAAAGGACCTGATCTATGTACTCGGGCAAATGCACAGAAGGAAGTTGGTGGTCACCATGCCCGGGGCCGTTGGTCTGGAGTATACTACAGACAAGGGTTTCGACGTGGCCCCGCTGCTGATGTCCGATTCTTCGGCCTGGAATGAAGTGGAAAGTACCAATTTCATAGATGATACCGTGAAGTTGAATCCTGCTGTGGGAGAGGTACAGAAGGCATATCCCACTGCCATTGCACTGAGCAGGAAAGCAGGCAACAAGGTTCAGAAGATCATTATCCTGGGCGATGCAGACTGTATCAGCAATGGAGAGATCAGCATCAGCAGGCAGAATATCCCTGCCGCCAATTTCTCACTGATCACCGGCGCATTCTTCTGGATGTCGGATAATCAGATGCCCATCGACGTTAGAAGGCCTGAATCAACGGATGATGCTGTAAGTCTCACCAAAGACAGTATGGCTACCACCAAAATAGCTCTCGTTTGGGTATTACCCGGCCTGATGGTGATCACAGCGCTGGTGGGATGGATACGCAGAAGAAGCAGATAA